TTCTAAGGGGCCGTCTTCCGTTGGCGCGGAATTGTCTTTAACTGCCTGGAACGTTCCCGTATCATGGCGCGCATGCAGCACGTCCCCACCATTGCGATCGTAGGCAGGCCCAACGTCGGGAAATCCGCCATATTCAACAGAATGGCGGGCAGGCGCATTGCCATCGTGCATGATGAACCGGGCGTCACCCGCGACCGCATCAGCGCACCCTGCAAAATCACGGACCATGCCTGCAAGCTCATGGACACCGGCGGCATCGGAGCCCGGCTGAGCGATGGCTTTGCGGAACAGGTAGCCGCAGAGGCGGACATAGCCATGAAAACGGCGGACCTGATCCTCTTCGTCCTAGACAGCCGGGACCACCTCACCCCTATTGACCAGAGCATCGCGGACCATCTCCGCAAATCGGAAGTACCGGTCATGCTGCTTCTCAACAAGGCTGACCACGAAAAACAGGACCTCAACCTGGGTGAATTCTCCGGACTCGGTTTTAATGACTACATCTTCCTCTCCGCCGCCCATGGCCGGGGCTTCTCGGAACTGGCCTCCAGACTGGACTCCTTCCTCAAGCAGGCAGGCGCGCCCCTGAAAGAAGAAATGGAGGAAACTCCGGTGGAAGACGCGGAAACGGCCCCTCCCATCAAGGTGGCCGTCGTAGGCCGTCCCAATGCGGGCAAATCCTCCCTGGTCAACGCCATCCTTCAGGACAGGCGCACCATCGTCTCCGACGTAGCGGGAACCACCCGCGACGCCATTGACATTCCCTACCTCCACGACGGCCAGCCCTACGTCCTGATTGACACGGCCGGAATGCGCCCGCGCTCCCGGCGGGACACATCCGTGGAAGTATTCTCCGCCATGCGCAGTGAAAAAGCCATCCGCCGGGCGGATATCTGCCTGCTGGTCATCGACATCGCGGCGGGCATCACGCAGCAGGACCGCCGCATCGCCGGTATCATCGCGGAGGAAGGAAAACCCTGCATCATCATCGTCAACAAATTCGACCTCTTCCACCCCAACGCCCCGCGCAAGGAGCGCATGGCGGAAGTAGAGGAACAAGTACGCAGGGAGCTCTTCTTCATCAACTACGCGCCATTCATCACCACCTCCGCGAAAAAATCGGAAGGCATTGAAATCATCTTCAAGGTCATCACGCGCATCCGCCGGGAATCCGCGGCGCTCCCCACCACGGGACAGCTCAACCGCCTCATCCAGCTCGCCCAGCAGATGAACCCGCCCGGCACCTCCAGCGGCTCTGCCAAGCGGCTTAAAATCTACTATGTCACCACGGCCGTGGACCCCAAATACAGCACCATTCCGGTACCGCGCTACGTCCTCTTCGTCAATGACAAAAACCTGCTTACGGACAGCTATTCCCAATACCTGCGCAACAAAATCCGGGAAAACTACCCGGCCCCCGGCATTCCGGTCATC
This genomic stretch from Akkermansia biwaensis harbors:
- the der gene encoding ribosome biogenesis GTPase Der, with the translated sequence MARMQHVPTIAIVGRPNVGKSAIFNRMAGRRIAIVHDEPGVTRDRISAPCKITDHACKLMDTGGIGARLSDGFAEQVAAEADIAMKTADLILFVLDSRDHLTPIDQSIADHLRKSEVPVMLLLNKADHEKQDLNLGEFSGLGFNDYIFLSAAHGRGFSELASRLDSFLKQAGAPLKEEMEETPVEDAETAPPIKVAVVGRPNAGKSSLVNAILQDRRTIVSDVAGTTRDAIDIPYLHDGQPYVLIDTAGMRPRSRRDTSVEVFSAMRSEKAIRRADICLLVIDIAAGITQQDRRIAGIIAEEGKPCIIIVNKFDLFHPNAPRKERMAEVEEQVRRELFFINYAPFITTSAKKSEGIEIIFKVITRIRRESAALPTTGQLNRLIQLAQQMNPPGTSSGSAKRLKIYYVTTAVDPKYSTIPVPRYVLFVNDKNLLTDSYSQYLRNKIRENYPAPGIPVIFSARSRVRND